One stretch of Serinicoccus hydrothermalis DNA includes these proteins:
- a CDS encoding ATP-binding cassette domain-containing protein, whose translation MLTGATAAVRDLVARVERAGEAPARGEDGAGVALDTALESARRHHAWEIDHRTDQVVHGLGLAHLPRRRPAADLSGGQLSRLSLAWTLLRTPDTLLLDEPTNHLDDAGTALLTELLGTWSGPVLLASHDRAFLDETATTVLDLDPAPVAHARVADDHDSPGSGFGLTRFTGSYTAYLEQRRDERERWVRRYRDEQQERERLRRKVREDHTVGHAERAPRTEARISKKFYADRNAKVVSRRVNDATTALARLEREQVRKPPARLRFRRLGAPDRPRQDGPGPVLTATDVTVTGRLRPVSLAVGARGRLLVTGPNGSGKSTLLALLAGHLDPDGGSVTTNPRLRVGLLAQGVTGGDGSLTARQAYARTVGEELAARHPLPTLGLIAGRDLDRPVRELSIGQRRRLDLATVLAVPPDLLLLDEPTNHLSLLLVSELELGLADHPGAVVVASHDRWLREDWVGERLELPGETLEG comes from the coding sequence GTGCTCACCGGGGCCACGGCTGCGGTCCGCGACCTCGTCGCCCGGGTCGAACGAGCCGGCGAGGCGCCGGCGCGCGGGGAGGACGGTGCCGGCGTGGCCCTCGACACCGCGCTGGAGTCGGCCCGCCGCCACCACGCGTGGGAGATCGACCACCGGACGGACCAGGTGGTGCACGGCCTCGGCCTCGCGCACCTGCCCCGTCGGCGTCCCGCGGCGGACCTGTCCGGGGGCCAGCTGTCCCGGCTCTCGCTCGCCTGGACGCTGCTGCGCACCCCGGACACGCTGCTGCTGGACGAGCCGACCAACCACCTCGACGACGCCGGGACGGCCCTGCTCACCGAGCTGCTCGGCACCTGGTCCGGTCCGGTGCTGCTCGCGAGCCACGACCGGGCCTTCCTCGACGAGACAGCCACCACCGTCCTGGACCTGGACCCGGCGCCGGTGGCCCACGCCCGGGTGGCCGACGACCACGACTCCCCCGGCTCGGGCTTCGGGCTCACCCGGTTCACCGGCAGCTACACGGCATACCTGGAGCAGCGACGCGACGAACGGGAGAGGTGGGTGCGCCGCTACCGCGACGAGCAGCAGGAGCGGGAGCGCCTGCGCCGCAAGGTCCGCGAGGACCACACGGTCGGTCATGCCGAGCGTGCGCCGCGCACCGAGGCCCGGATCAGCAAGAAGTTCTACGCCGATCGCAACGCGAAGGTGGTCTCCCGGCGGGTGAACGACGCCACCACGGCCCTGGCCCGTCTCGAGCGGGAGCAGGTGCGCAAGCCCCCGGCCAGGCTGCGCTTCCGCCGCCTCGGCGCGCCCGACCGCCCCCGGCAGGACGGGCCGGGGCCTGTCCTCACCGCCACCGACGTGACGGTGACAGGGCGTCTGCGACCCGTCTCCCTGGCCGTCGGTGCGCGCGGCAGGCTGCTCGTCACCGGACCGAACGGGTCCGGCAAGTCCACGCTGCTCGCGCTGCTCGCCGGTCACCTCGACCCCGACGGCGGGTCGGTGACGACGAACCCGCGGCTGCGCGTCGGCCTGCTCGCCCAGGGCGTCACCGGAGGTGATGGCTCCCTCACCGCGCGGCAGGCGTATGCCCGGACCGTCGGTGAGGAGCTGGCGGCACGTCACCCGTTGCCGACCCTCGGCCTCATCGCCGGGCGCGACCTCGACCGCCCGGTGCGGGAGCTGTCGATCGGCCAGCGTCGCCGGCTGGACCTCGCGACGGTCCTGGCCGTCCCGCCCGACCTGCTGCTCCTGGACGAGCCCACCAACCACCTGTCCCTCCTGCTCGTCTCCGAGCTCGAGCTCGGCCTGGCCGACCACCCGGGCGCCGTGGTGGTGGCCAGCCACGACCGGTGGCTGCGGGAGGACTGGGTGGGTGAGCGGCTGGAGCTGCCCGGCGAGACACTGGAGGGGTGA
- a CDS encoding phosphotransferase, whose amino-acid sequence MHEPPRELRTEQVLEHVRSLWDPRVDTVEHLPIGFGAWHWRAEVGGEARWFVTLDPPWWHTGDSLEATYAAAASLATALPTVHACVPSAQGRFTSAVGRGRLSLTPWVAGGRPASIDAEAVQAVLDLHASPAPEGILTWEPTVQADLLDELDAWTSEGWTAGPLGEAARSAVRAGTSDIGRGLAAYLDLAGGLDPSTYVPTHGEPGLHNLMRTDDGRLLLLDWETLRLAPRERDLLAGYADLVPHHPDLLDLVRLDWQLGEVRSYADWLRGPHDDDADTRTALGGLREELAGLATAR is encoded by the coding sequence ATGCACGAGCCGCCGCGGGAGCTGCGCACCGAGCAGGTGCTGGAGCACGTCAGGTCGCTCTGGGACCCGCGGGTGGACACCGTGGAGCACCTGCCGATCGGGTTCGGCGCCTGGCACTGGCGCGCGGAGGTCGGCGGAGAGGCGCGCTGGTTCGTCACCCTCGACCCGCCGTGGTGGCACACCGGTGACTCGTTGGAGGCGACGTATGCCGCTGCCGCCTCGCTCGCCACCGCTCTGCCCACGGTGCACGCGTGCGTGCCGTCGGCACAGGGCCGCTTCACGAGTGCCGTGGGCCGGGGGCGGCTGAGCCTGACCCCGTGGGTGGCCGGGGGTCGGCCGGCCTCGATCGACGCCGAGGCCGTGCAGGCCGTGCTCGACCTGCACGCCAGCCCCGCACCGGAGGGGATCCTCACCTGGGAGCCGACGGTGCAGGCCGACCTGCTCGACGAGCTGGACGCCTGGACGAGCGAGGGGTGGACCGCCGGCCCGCTGGGCGAGGCCGCGCGGTCCGCGGTGCGCGCAGGGACGAGCGACATCGGGCGTGGGCTCGCGGCTTACCTCGACCTCGCCGGCGGTCTCGACCCCTCCACCTACGTCCCCACCCACGGCGAGCCCGGGCTGCACAACCTCATGCGCACCGACGACGGGCGGCTGCTGCTCCTCGACTGGGAGACACTGCGCCTCGCGCCCCGCGAGCGCGACCTCCTCGCCGGGTATGCCGATCTCGTCCCGCACCACCCGGACCTGCTGGACCTCGTGCGTCTCGACTGGCAGCTCGGCGAGGTGCGCTCCTACGCCGACTGGTTGCGCGGCCCGCACGACGACGACGCCGACACCCGCACCGCCCTGGGCGGGTTGCGCGAGGAGCTCGCCGGGCTGGCTACGGCGCGGTAA
- a CDS encoding ABC transporter transmembrane domain-containing protein has product MRDFPPTVTAWTDARDGAGHRAGIGIPDTRGPVRFLWWLLRQQGDLVLAGCLLSLLWMLPTALTPWIFGQAIDQGILVGDAGRTALWCGALLLVTLVGASSGVFYHTVVVRSWLYAAYGQTRLVTHQVTRLGHVMPRRAPTGEVLSVNGSDGDQFGHFIEIFSRLVGNVVAYVLVAVIVLQISVPLGLVVLLVAPVLALVSSVLLRPMAAAQTRERSRDSELTSMATDIVAGLRILRGIGGERIFGANYARQSQRVRQAGVQAGSWGAFVEAVGVLLSGLFVVALMVLGVQRVRTGDIEIGELVTFLGYALFLVQPIRVVFEAAQQITRSVVSARKTIGVFGTTDPWPDRTPLEPDQLRGLAAGELVDEASGLRVRPGRLTMVVSALPDESARLADRLGRYLPAGDTVPSGDDEATGRAARRAAAERSRVRSDLEGRDAARAQGAWGVTLGGTDIAGLPLDQLRSLVLVSDTAAHVFAGTLQDAVDPHRTLDREQAEAALHAAAAEDVYDILPGGWQGVLDERGRGLSGGQRQRLVLTRALAADPPVLVLVEPTSAVDAHTEARIAERLPAHRQGLTTVVMTASPLLLHHADEVAFLVDGKVSATGSHDELVAGDPAYRSTVLRGETDGTGATTNTTTTGTTAEDQEVTP; this is encoded by the coding sequence ATGCGCGACTTCCCACCCACCGTCACCGCCTGGACCGACGCCCGCGACGGGGCCGGTCACCGGGCGGGCATCGGCATACCCGACACCCGGGGCCCGGTGCGCTTCCTGTGGTGGCTGCTGCGCCAGCAGGGCGACCTCGTGCTCGCCGGGTGCCTGCTCAGCCTGCTCTGGATGCTGCCGACAGCCCTCACCCCGTGGATCTTCGGGCAGGCGATCGACCAGGGCATCCTCGTCGGGGACGCCGGCCGCACCGCGCTGTGGTGCGGTGCCCTGCTGCTCGTCACGCTGGTCGGAGCCAGCAGCGGTGTCTTCTACCACACGGTCGTCGTGCGTTCCTGGCTGTACGCCGCGTACGGCCAGACCCGGCTGGTCACCCATCAGGTCACCCGGCTGGGCCACGTGATGCCGCGGCGCGCCCCGACCGGCGAGGTGCTCAGCGTCAACGGCAGCGACGGCGACCAGTTCGGCCACTTCATCGAGATCTTCTCCCGGCTCGTCGGCAATGTCGTCGCCTACGTCCTCGTCGCGGTCATCGTGCTGCAGATCTCGGTGCCGCTCGGCCTCGTCGTGCTGCTCGTGGCGCCGGTGCTGGCGCTCGTCTCCTCGGTCCTGCTGCGCCCCATGGCCGCCGCGCAGACCCGGGAGCGCAGCCGCGACTCCGAGCTGACCTCGATGGCCACCGACATCGTCGCGGGCCTGCGGATCCTGCGCGGGATCGGCGGCGAGCGCATCTTCGGCGCCAACTACGCCCGGCAGAGCCAGCGGGTGCGCCAGGCCGGGGTGCAGGCGGGCTCCTGGGGCGCCTTCGTCGAGGCCGTGGGCGTGCTGCTCTCGGGGCTCTTCGTCGTCGCGCTCATGGTGCTCGGCGTGCAGCGGGTGCGCACGGGCGACATCGAGATCGGTGAGCTCGTCACCTTCCTCGGGTATGCCCTCTTCCTGGTCCAGCCGATCCGCGTCGTCTTCGAGGCGGCCCAGCAGATCACCCGCTCGGTCGTCTCCGCCCGCAAGACCATCGGCGTCTTCGGCACCACCGACCCCTGGCCGGACCGGACGCCGCTGGAGCCCGACCAGCTCCGCGGGCTGGCCGCCGGCGAGCTGGTCGACGAGGCCTCCGGGCTGCGGGTGCGGCCGGGCCGGCTGACGATGGTGGTCAGCGCCCTGCCGGACGAGAGCGCGCGCCTGGCCGACCGCCTCGGCCGCTACCTGCCCGCCGGCGACACCGTGCCCTCCGGCGACGACGAGGCCACCGGCCGCGCCGCCCGCCGGGCCGCCGCCGAGCGGTCCCGGGTCCGCTCCGACCTGGAGGGCCGCGACGCCGCGCGCGCTCAGGGCGCGTGGGGCGTGACCCTGGGCGGCACCGACATCGCCGGGCTGCCGCTGGACCAGCTGCGCTCGCTCGTGCTCGTGAGCGACACCGCGGCGCACGTCTTCGCCGGCACGCTGCAGGACGCCGTCGACCCGCACCGCACGCTGGACCGCGAGCAGGCCGAGGCCGCGCTGCACGCGGCCGCCGCCGAGGACGTCTACGACATCCTGCCCGGCGGCTGGCAGGGCGTGCTCGACGAGCGCGGCCGCGGCCTGTCCGGCGGCCAGCGCCAGCGGCTCGTGCTCACCCGGGCGCTCGCGGCCGACCCTCCCGTGCTCGTCCTCGTCGAGCCGACCTCGGCGGTGGACGCCCACACCGAGGCCCGCATCGCCGAGCGGCTCCCGGCTCACCGGCAGGGGCTGACGACGGTCGTCATGACCGCCTCCCCGCTGCTGCTGCACCACGCCGACGAGGTGGCCTTCCTCGTCGACGGCAAGGTGAGCGCCACCGGCTCGCACGACGAGCTCGTGGCCGGGGACCCGGCATACCGCTCGACGGTGCTGCGCGGCGAGACCGACGGCACCGGCGCGACGACCAACACCACGACGACCGGCACGACCGCCGAGGACCAGGAGGTGACCCCGTGA
- a CDS encoding ABC transporter ATP-binding protein, whose amino-acid sequence MTSLLDPDLRERSARTWREADDRAPAVPDLLRPPAPGSTGLRERHRLLWQRHALRRERARANLVTALDPDRGLPVARSRTVVDYLRGLLRERSWLVVLVILANGLAAATALAVPRLLGNLVDEVDLSGGDPAADVVRDIVLLVVVVLVAQAVLTYAAKGLAAVLGQGVLAQAREHVIRAVLRLPLGKVESASTGDLVTRVTRDVGSMSGAVRWALPEFIIGVVTVLLTVVFMVLNSWALALPTLVTASLSLWQVRRYLQQAPAGYLLEGATYSDINSTLTETVEGARTVEAYRMQQDRRSAGVDDIEVSSQAERYGLVLRNVLFAVMDMAFSLPRVITLVVGAWLYSRDAVTIGDITTAMLYIELFYAPFDRLVGTIDRLQVGVASTTRLLGIAEVPPDRTAGEDRPEGSTLVGSGLRYAYRPGHDVLHGIDLRLEPGERLAIVGPSGSGKSTLGRLISGIHAPTAGTVRVGGVELTELPLELLRTEVALVTQEHHVFRGSVRDNVELARDGAGEDGVWRALATVDALGWVRALPQGLDTVLGSGHHEVTPAQAQQIALARLILADPHTLVLDEATSLIDPRTARHLEGSMNALLTGRTVVAIAHRLHTAHDADRIAVVQDGRVVELGSHEELMAAEGEYAALWRAWTS is encoded by the coding sequence GTGACCAGCCTGCTCGACCCCGACCTGCGCGAGCGCTCCGCGCGCACCTGGCGCGAGGCCGACGACCGGGCACCCGCCGTGCCCGACCTCCTGCGCCCCCCGGCACCCGGCTCGACCGGGCTGCGGGAGCGGCACCGGCTGCTCTGGCAGCGGCACGCGCTGCGTCGCGAGCGTGCCCGGGCCAACCTCGTGACCGCGCTGGACCCGGACCGCGGCCTGCCCGTGGCGAGGTCGCGCACGGTCGTGGACTACCTGCGCGGGCTGCTGCGCGAGCGCTCCTGGCTCGTCGTGCTCGTCATCCTCGCCAACGGCCTGGCCGCAGCCACCGCGCTCGCCGTGCCCAGGCTGCTCGGCAACCTCGTCGACGAGGTCGACCTCTCCGGCGGCGACCCCGCGGCGGACGTGGTGCGCGACATCGTGCTGCTCGTCGTCGTCGTGCTCGTGGCGCAGGCCGTCCTCACCTACGCCGCCAAGGGGCTCGCGGCGGTGCTCGGCCAGGGCGTGCTCGCGCAGGCCCGCGAGCACGTCATCCGGGCCGTGCTCCGGCTGCCGCTGGGCAAGGTCGAGTCGGCCAGCACCGGCGACCTCGTCACCCGCGTCACCCGTGACGTCGGCTCGATGAGCGGGGCGGTGCGCTGGGCCCTGCCCGAGTTCATCATCGGGGTCGTCACGGTGCTGCTCACCGTGGTCTTCATGGTGCTCAACTCCTGGGCGCTGGCGCTGCCGACCCTGGTCACCGCGTCGCTGTCGCTGTGGCAGGTCCGCCGCTACCTGCAGCAGGCGCCGGCCGGTTACCTGCTGGAGGGCGCGACCTACAGCGACATCAACAGCACGCTCACCGAGACCGTGGAGGGTGCCCGGACGGTCGAGGCATACCGGATGCAGCAGGACCGGCGCTCCGCCGGCGTCGACGACATCGAGGTGTCCTCGCAGGCCGAGCGCTACGGCCTGGTGCTGCGCAACGTGCTCTTCGCCGTGATGGACATGGCCTTCTCGCTGCCGCGGGTCATCACCCTCGTCGTCGGAGCCTGGCTCTACTCCCGGGATGCGGTGACGATCGGCGACATCACCACGGCGATGCTCTACATCGAGCTGTTCTACGCGCCCTTCGACCGGCTGGTCGGCACCATCGACCGCCTCCAGGTCGGCGTCGCCTCGACGACCCGTCTGCTGGGGATCGCCGAGGTGCCGCCGGACCGCACCGCGGGCGAGGACCGGCCGGAGGGCAGCACCCTCGTCGGGAGCGGGCTGCGGTATGCCTACCGCCCCGGCCACGACGTGCTGCACGGCATCGACCTGCGGCTGGAGCCGGGGGAGCGGCTGGCGATCGTCGGGCCGTCCGGGTCGGGCAAGTCGACGCTGGGCCGGCTCATCTCGGGCATCCACGCGCCGACGGCCGGCACGGTGCGGGTCGGCGGCGTGGAGCTGACCGAGCTGCCGCTGGAGCTGCTGCGCACCGAGGTCGCGCTCGTCACCCAGGAGCACCACGTGTTCCGCGGGTCGGTGCGCGACAACGTCGAGCTGGCGCGCGACGGCGCGGGCGAGGACGGGGTATGGCGTGCGCTCGCCACGGTCGACGCGCTCGGCTGGGTGCGGGCGCTGCCGCAGGGCCTGGACACAGTCCTGGGGTCGGGCCACCACGAGGTGACGCCCGCGCAGGCGCAGCAGATCGCGCTGGCCCGGCTCATCCTGGCCGACCCGCACACGCTCGTGCTGGACGAGGCGACCAGCCTCATCGACCCGCGCACGGCCCGGCACCTGGAGGGCTCGATGAACGCCCTGCTCACCGGGCGCACCGTGGTCGCGATCGCGCACCGGCTGCACACGGCCCACGACGCCGACCGGATCGCGGTGGTGCAGGACGGCCGCGTCGTCGAGCTCGGCAGCCACGAGGAGCTCATGGCCGCCGAGGGTGAGTACGCCGCGCTCTGGCGGGCCTGGACCAGCTGA